ctaCACAGTTTTTAATAAGGCGATACCCGTACAAATATATATTAATGCGGGAAGCCCACGATTGTACAAAACACTAGAGTAATTATTGCTACTAAAAATTGTAAACATTGAACTAGAGTACCTATTTTTACGTTACAATTATAAGACGACGTAATAATTGTTAGACCTATTTTTACGTAACAAACTATTTGTATTTGTTCTAATTTTCAGTTGTCTGATTTTCAGTCCTAACAAGTTGGTCTAGTGGTTAGTTATTTGGTTTTTCTCCTTAAGGTTCTAAGTTCAACTTCCACTAGCATCACTTACATGGCCGACCTTAAGGGTGGGCAGAGAGGACCATCGGCCAGGACCTGATATTTTAAATGgcacgttatttaaaaaaaaaatccaatatgtatataaaaaataaataaattaatagggtatacccatacaaacaccaacataggcccacttacaaaactatttttatggttagattagttattagcccattgacTTTAgttttagacctttagtgagcttAATATCCAATTTCGTTAAGGcttaagggcacgttttttcgagctcgaacagagTACACAAATACTCGGGGCCGACCCTGATCACTTTAAACGATATTGATGGTGTCGGTTTTAACTGGTGGATTGATGACTCGGCATGTATTCAACTTTGACCGATACTAAGGAGGAGATGACTGGTCACAAAAACTCAAAAGCTAACCgccattcattcattcattcattgatACACACATTGATCACCCCCATTTCTCATTCCCCTAATCTTTTCCAATTTCTTCTTCTCCAAGTCTCTACACCACCTTCAAATCCTCTAGAAACCTCTACAGACTTCCCCTTTTCTCTCTCATCACCAATGGAAACCCTAGCTTCATCTGCACCAATCGTATCTTCATCCTCTACATCCATCAAAGTTTTCTCTCCAAAATTCAAACATTCTGTTGCAAAACGACTCCTTCGCTTCCCAATTTCATCCAAAAGTAAGCTATTTTGTAACCCCTAGAGTTCGTTAATCGGTTGTTGTCTACTTTACTGTACGTGATTATGCTAATTTGATGTTTTAGGTGATGGAAATGAATCTGATATGCGATCGGATCCTAATGATGCGAGTATTGTTCCGATTTCTACCTACAGAATGTTCTCGAAGGTAAACGTTTATCATTTTACTTTTAACATGTGTATATATTTGTTATTAGGTTTATTGTTGATTTTGTGGACCGTTTTGAGACATTTTTGCTTTGATTACATGCTAAttttcttgatttgattgtttgGAATGATTTTGATGTTAGGTAAGCTTTTGGCTTTTTGTTTTCTTATCTTTTTAGGTTAAATTGTGTTTGGATGGTTTCACTGCTTTTATACATGAATTTGAGGGGAATTTTGGTGTGTCCTTAAGTGGCTATATTGTTAGGCAAAAAGTGATTATGGAATTcagcatagttattaaaggcactaggcgcactcaaggcgcataggcctcgcctggggcctaggcgcaaagcgcaaaaaaaaCAAGGGGCGTTAGAAAAATAAAGCGcataatgaaaaaaaattaaaaatttattatgtattaaaaagagaatactattcttcaaataaaataaacaaaatctattatataacactttatatcatttatttagtaccaaaagttctaaaatattagtgtagaaaagtagttttccttgGATAAAAGTACGGATCTGGCTAGAATCTGGCCAGAATTTAGAAAATTTGGCCGGAAActctccggaatctaggaatcttGTCGGAATGTGCACCTGAACCATCACCtagagaattaaagcgcaattttCTCGACTTAAGGCGCAACTGCCTCgcccatggttttaaaaaacatttgaggcgtgcgcctccaggcgcgcctcgaggcgaaacggccaaaaaatgagtctgaggcgcgcctcatggtGTTTTTAATGTATATGCGCCTCAGAGGCGCTGAGGCGCTAAGAAAGCTGCGCCTCAGGGGATTTTGAttgttgtttttgatgtttttgatttttgtgtcaatttcaagcatttcatgtcttttttaagtgtgtttttgatgattttgatgaatctgatgatgaaattagttagtattattatttttatatttatttattaataccgccTCGTTTCGCCTCCAGGCTTACGCCTTGTGAGGCGAAGGgtaaacgcctcgaaactcgtttccgttcttttaaaccttggCTTCAcctcgcctgaaaaatgggcctaggcgcaagaggcgatggcttttaacaactatggaaTTCGGATTATGTATAGCGGGTATTTGGGATTGCTTTTTGAAACGGCTTActtgtttattgttttttttggAATAAGCGGTTAGGATAAGCAAACAAAACGACGTCAAAGAGGTTTATTACTTAATCAAGGTATAATAAGCAGAAAAGCAGTTTTGAGAAGCAATCAGGAATACCTTATAGTGAACATAATCATATAAGAAGTACATAAGGATTGCTTTAAGAAAACTGATTACTGAGATAAACTTTAAGTTCTTGGTATTTCAATAGCATGTGGCCCTCggatgtgttttgatcccaaaagTCGATGCGCGATGCGTGAAGTTTGTGATGTATGCAAGGGGCTTGTTTTTAAGAAGCTACTAAATTTTTTTAAAGATAGTTTTTTTAAAGTTGTTAAGTTTCAAACACTAAAATATAAGATACTGTCACCATCTCTTGATAATGTTTGTTCAATTCAATCAATGGTCTAATTCATAGTTATCAAAAGCGATCGCTTTTCCCGCCTAGGCGATATTTCTGGGCGAGTCGACCTGTATGCGCTTTTCCCTCCTAGGTAAAAAAGCCacgtgaattttttttttttttttttttttttttttttttttttttttttttgaaatcctATCTCTTATACATATACCAGATGATATTTATAGGTATTTATCTATTTTTTAGAAATCATTTCTCAATCAAATCAAATCttatacatctttaaaaaaatatatttgaaaTTTAAAAAAGTTAGAGATATCATATCTTGTTATTCAAATAAGAACCTAATCTGATAAAAGTAAAACAACGTTCATAATCTTCTGCTTTTTTTTGCCAGAAAAACATACAATACTACAAGTATATTTTGACCTTATGAGGATTATGCAGTATATTCAACCATTCTCATTGTTTCATATAAAGTATTTATGATTTAATTTACTTTTTGAACTTTATTTGTTTACAAGTTTGAACAATTTGGTTTTGGGATATTTTGGTGATTCATAATGATTTTGGTTTTATTATAAGGATTATGGTATTTGAATACTTTAGGAATTTTAAGAAAGTGTTTTTTTCAATgcataatattattttttatgtttttatttgcTTGCGCTTTATTTTTCTCAGGCCGCGCTTTTTTGCGCTTCTCGCCTAGGCgacaggcgaggcctatgcgcctagAGTGCGCCTAGCGCATTTGATAACTATGGTCTAATTGTTCAAATACTTGAACCCATTGCTCAATCCATAGTTGAATATATCCAATCAGATTTGAAAAGTTCAGACCCATTGCCGTTGACTGTCCAATTCTAATCTGTTCAACTACTGGTCAATTGCATAAAGAGCCACTTACACATCAGACCGCATCATGTTGTTCCTGATGTGTGCGTTTTAAGAACAAAGTTAACTTACATAATTTGGCGTAATGTGAAGCCTTTGATTATCTGATTCAGATTTGTTAATTTGCTTGTACTCACATATAAAAACATTGTTTGGtgtatgaaaaaaataaaatcatAGGGACAAAAAAGAGTAGTAGCTGGTAGCAGCTAGGGTGTGTGTACAGTTTGGTTTTATGGTAAAACCGAAACCGTAACCGGGATGTTCGGTTTTTGGCTACTGAAATCTGTTCGGTTTTTTAGCagcggttcggttttttcggttttagAATAACATTACATAAGATTCAAAAATAAGAAGTATAATCCAAGAATCTTTCTTAGATGTTTACATTCTAGTTATTATGTttaacctttttaattaatatcgttcacataaacctaacttctaatctatttttatatTTCTCCAgagtttttattaaaatattttcttttataatactttgaagatCATTTAATTTTTACATTAAATGTTGTTATTTTTTGTAGGCAATGGATAAATCATTTCaaagataaataaacatgttaatgtttttattataaatacttcACATTCAAGAGTTAAACTAATAATTCCTAAATCACTATATATCAAtcattaaaaaaatgattttttagtTATTCGGTTAGGTTCGGTTTttgtgttgttcggttaaatCGGTTATTTTGGTTTCGGTTTCGGTTTGGTTTTATGTTCACCCGCAACAAAGCTAATTTGATTTATATATCGTGGTTTTTGGATAAAATCTTGCAGGATGATGCGATGGGATTAGTGTTGAGTGCAGCAAATGTTAGGGGTTGGACTACAGGGTCAGGTATGGAAGGGCCTTCAGTGCCTGCAGGTGGTAGCGGGGATAATGAATCAAATACCGAGAACATCTCCACATTTCCATGGTCTCTTTTCACCAAATCTCCAAGACGTCGTATGCGTGTTGCTTTCACTTGTAATGTATGTGGTCAACGGACAACTCGTGCTATTAATCCCCATGCTTATACTGATGGCACCGTCTTTGTTCAGGTATTCCTGCTTTTTTACAGTTTGTTTGTTGCATCTTGCATAACATTGAGTTAAGTGCCATttacgtccctgtggtttgtccacttttgccattttaggcCAAATTTTCGAAAGTGTTATTTTCCTCTCTGACATTCTCGTgtgtcatttcagtccaaaaaactAACCCCAGTAAAAAACTCTGTTAGCTCAGGGGTAAATGGTCATTTTACATAGTGGTTCGGAGGTTGGTGCACGGTGGAGGATATGTAAAACCTCCGAACCACTCTGTAAAacgactattttacccttaagtTAACTGAGTTTTTTAACTGGGGATagttttttggactgaaatggcacatGTTATGTCAGGGCAAAAGtggacaaaccacaaggacgtaAATGAAACCCAACTCCATAACATTTGTGTTGTTTATGTGTTATGTTAATTATATGTTTTTCGTTCAAGTGCAGTGTTGTGGGTGCAATGTATTTCACAAACTGGTGGACAATTTGAATCTGTTTCATGAGATGAAATGCT
The Helianthus annuus cultivar XRQ/B chromosome 6, HanXRQr2.0-SUNRISE, whole genome shotgun sequence genome window above contains:
- the LOC110865970 gene encoding uncharacterized protein LOC110865970, with amino-acid sequence METLASSAPIVSSSSTSIKVFSPKFKHSVAKRLLRFPISSKSDGNESDMRSDPNDASIVPISTYRMFSKDDAMGLVLSAANVRGWTTGSGMEGPSVPAGGSGDNESNTENISTFPWSLFTKSPRRRMRVAFTCNVCGQRTTRAINPHAYTDGTVFVQCCGCNVFHKLVDNLNLFHEMKCYVNPSFKYHDPNGDVSSLGFKYLDMNDDDNDNMFPII